The Desulfuromonadales bacterium genome includes a window with the following:
- a CDS encoding 3-hydroxybutyryl-CoA dehydrogenase, whose amino-acid sequence MKTIGIIGAGQMGSGIAHVAALAGFEALLYDVAAPQLEKAHAAIGRNLRRQADKGAIESSAVTAASARLRATNSLDDMAGCDFVIEAVPESEELKLDIFRKLDRIVSPGVVLASNTSSISITRLAAATGRPDKVIGMHFMNPVPVMKLVEVIRALTTSEETFAVTLELAAKLGKEVAVARDYPGFIVNRVLIPMINEAIFAHFEGVGSVADIDKAMQLGTNQPMGPLTLADFIGLDTVLAIMKVLHAGYGDAKYRPCPLLVKKVEAGQLGRKSGKGFYDYGQGR is encoded by the coding sequence GTGAAGACGATCGGAATCATCGGTGCGGGACAGATGGGGAGCGGGATCGCCCACGTCGCCGCCCTCGCGGGGTTCGAAGCGCTGCTGTACGATGTGGCTGCGCCCCAGCTGGAAAAGGCGCACGCCGCCATCGGCCGGAACCTGCGGCGGCAGGCGGATAAAGGGGCGATCGAGTCCTCGGCGGTGACGGCCGCATCGGCCCGGCTCAGGGCCACGAACAGCCTGGACGATATGGCCGGTTGCGATTTCGTCATCGAGGCGGTGCCGGAGAGCGAGGAGCTCAAGCTGGATATTTTCCGCAAGCTCGACCGTATCGTCTCGCCCGGCGTGGTACTGGCCAGCAATACCTCTTCCATCTCCATCACCCGCCTGGCTGCCGCGACCGGCCGGCCCGACAAGGTGATCGGCATGCACTTCATGAACCCGGTCCCGGTGATGAAGCTGGTCGAGGTCATCCGGGCGCTGACCACCTCGGAGGAGACCTTTGCCGTCACCCTGGAGCTGGCGGCGAAGCTGGGGAAGGAGGTCGCGGTCGCCCGGGACTATCCCGGCTTCATCGTCAATCGGGTGCTGATCCCGATGATCAACGAGGCGATTTTCGCCCATTTCGAAGGGGTCGGTTCGGTGGCGGACATCGACAAGGCGATGCAGCTCGGCACCAACCAGCCGATGGGCCCTTTGACTCTGGCCGACTTCATCGGTCTCGACACGGTGCTGGCGATCATGAAGGTACTCCATGCGGGGTATGGCGATGCCAAATACCGGCCCTGTCCGCTGCTGGTCAAGAAGGTCGAGGCCGGGCAGCTCGGCCGCAAGAGCGGCAAGGGATTTTACGACTATGGGCAGGGGAGGTAG
- a CDS encoding acyl-CoA dehydrogenase has product MDFQLTEEQSLIRETVRSFAEKEVAPSAAARDEEERFDRALMFERLAELGLTGIVFPEEYGGAGADYISYAIAVEELSRVCASTGVTLSAHLSLGANPIYLFGTEEQKRQYLVPLAAGSKMGAFGLTEPSAGSDAGGTRTTAVPDGEEWVLNGSKIFITNGGEAEIYIVFARTDKGAQKHHGISAFILEKGTPGFFFGKKETKMGIRSSPTMELVFDNCRIPKGNLLGKEGEGFKIAMKTLDGGRIGIAAQALGIAQGAFEAAAAYARERKQFDQPIATFQAVQFMLADMATRIEAARLLVYQAAHRASAGLSYGKESAMAKLFASETAMEVTTKAVQVFGGYGYTREFPVERMMRDAKITEIYEGTSEVQRLVIGTAVTRG; this is encoded by the coding sequence ATGGACTTTCAACTGACCGAAGAACAGAGCCTGATTCGCGAAACGGTGCGCAGTTTCGCCGAGAAAGAGGTCGCCCCATCCGCCGCCGCGCGCGACGAGGAAGAGCGCTTCGACCGCGCGCTGATGTTCGAGCGGCTGGCCGAACTGGGGCTGACCGGCATCGTCTTCCCCGAGGAATACGGTGGGGCGGGAGCCGATTACATCAGCTACGCCATCGCCGTGGAAGAGCTCTCCCGGGTCTGCGCCTCGACCGGCGTCACCCTTTCGGCCCACCTCTCCCTCGGCGCCAACCCCATCTACCTCTTCGGCACCGAGGAGCAGAAGCGCCAGTACCTCGTGCCCCTGGCGGCGGGGAGCAAAATGGGGGCCTTCGGCCTGACCGAGCCTTCAGCCGGCTCCGACGCCGGCGGCACCAGGACCACGGCGGTGCCCGACGGCGAGGAGTGGGTGCTTAACGGGTCGAAGATCTTCATCACCAACGGCGGCGAGGCCGAGATCTATATCGTCTTCGCCCGCACCGACAAAGGTGCCCAGAAACATCATGGCATTAGCGCCTTCATCCTCGAAAAGGGGACGCCCGGCTTCTTCTTCGGCAAAAAGGAAACGAAGATGGGGATCCGTTCCTCGCCGACCATGGAACTGGTTTTCGACAACTGCCGGATTCCGAAGGGGAACCTGCTCGGCAAGGAAGGGGAGGGGTTCAAGATCGCCATGAAGACCCTCGACGGCGGGCGCATCGGCATTGCCGCCCAGGCTCTCGGCATCGCGCAGGGAGCCTTTGAGGCGGCGGCAGCCTACGCCCGGGAGCGCAAACAGTTCGACCAGCCGATTGCGACCTTCCAGGCGGTGCAGTTCATGCTGGCCGACATGGCGACCCGGATCGAAGCGGCACGCTTGCTGGTCTACCAGGCGGCCCATCGGGCGAGCGCCGGCCTCTCCTACGGCAAGGAGTCGGCCATGGCCAAGCTCTTCGCCTCGGAGACGGCGATGGAGGTTACAACCAAGGCGGTGCAGGTCTTCGGCGGCTATGGCTACACCCGCGAATTCCCGGTGGAGCGGATGATGCGCGACGCCAAGATCACCGAGATCTACGAAGGCACCAGCGAGGTGCAGCGGCTCGTCATCGGTACGGCGGTCACCCGCGGCTGA